The stretch of DNA TCACCAATCAAAGCCGATTCTTCCTTGATGCTTTCTGACAGTGACGCCAGCACATCATCCGTCAGTTCCTTTCCAATGAGCTCTCTCTCACACACCTTCAAACGACGCGGTGTGTTTACTCCGCCGCCCGCCACCATCCGAATTTCTTTAATGGTCTGTTCATCTGTCATTTCTCTGTACATGGCAACCGTCACAACAGATGGAATAAACGCTTCTCTCCGTCCGACTTTCCGAAAAAAACAGCGCCCTTTTATAGGAGAAGAAACCGTAATATCTGTTAAAATGGCGGATGCTGCCGGAGATTCCTGCTCACTTACATAATCATATATCCATTCAGACCGAATGCCGTTTTCACAAAACCACGAAAGGCGCGCATCAAGTGCCAGTAAGACCGGAATGGCATCACCGACGCCATAAAGGATATTGCCGCCGATCGTACCCCGGTTACGCACAGCTGGCGAGGCAATGGTGCTGATCGCTTCTGATAAAACCGGGCACTTTTCTTTTACAAGCGGATGATTCCGGCACGTTTCCAGGTCGGTCAGCGCCCCTATTCTGATCGAACCGTCGACCGTTTCCTCAATGTCTGCGAGTTCCCGAATTCCTTCCAGGCTGATTAAATGAGGAGGAAAGGATAGGCCCTGCTCCCGCTGCATTTGCATAAGTGTTCCACCCGCAATAAACCGCGATATTCCGTCAAGCTCTTTCTTTAAAGACCTCGCTTCCTCGAGACTCTGTGGCTGCCAGACAGATGTTGGCACCGGCATTTGCATTGTCATTCCATCCTCTCCCGGCCGCTTGTTTATAGTCCTGCATCGTATCAATATCAAAAAAAGAACGGGATTCTTGGCAATCAATCATTCGTCCGTGCCGCGCAAAAAAAGGCTGCTTCAGCAAACTGCCCGCTCCCCGGTCTCCCTTTAGCTCCTGCAGCACAGGGAAACAGCCGTTCGAGAAAAGAACAGGCGGGCGCGGAATACCATCCAGACGAGCTGCCACAAAAGGAGCCTTTGTTTTTTTGTATGTGCGGACGATTTGATTGATTAATTCCACCCTGGTAAACGGCTGGTCTGCCAAAAGAATCACCGCTGCCTGCGCATTCATTTGTTCTGCGGCCCTCAAGCCAAATGAAAGTGTATGCGCCTGCCCGCGACTGGCTTCGTCACAGACGGCATACGACCAATTCTCTTTTTTAAAAAAAGCGGGCCCAATCCAGCCGGCCCGGCTCTCTCTTTTCCCTGCCACAATAACATGATCCAGCGCAGAGGAAAGAGCCGCATTCAGTGAAGCACTGCCAATCGTGGTACTGCCAAGCGGCAGCGCCAGCTTATCGCACCCCATCCGGACACTGTTTCCGGCAGCAAGCAAAATACCAACAATCGGCCTGCTCATAAACAAGCTGCTTCCCGCAGCCCAATGGAATGGCTCACTTGAATCAGCTGAGCGACAATACTAATCGCAATTTCTTCGGCTCCCTGCGCTCCAATTGACAAGCCGGCTGGAGAAGCAATCCGTGAAGGAATGGCCTCAGCCCCAAACAAGCGGGCCGTTCTTTTTCGGGCACCGAGAATACCAAAATACCGAAGCTCTTGTTCCCTTAACGCCTCGATCAGCTCCCGGTCCCGTTTGAAGTTATGCGTCATCACGACCACACAGTCTTCTGGTTTTAAAGCGATAGAAGAAAGCACTTCGCTCGGAAAACCGACCATGTGTTTTTCAGCACCAGGAAAATGAAAAGCAGAACAAAACGCCGGGCGCCAGTCGGAAACTGTAACCGAAAATCCAGCGGCCGCTGCGAACGAAACGAGCGGCCGCGCATCTGGCCCTGCCCCAAATACAACAAGCCTCCGCTTTGGACGAATTTTGTGTACATACACTTCACTGTCGAGCGCTTTACTAAAAAACATGCCACGCTCAATAACCCGGCAGTCGTCTGGTACTTCTCCCTCCCACTGACCAAACGCGCGTCCCGAATCGGGAATAAAAAGGTAACCGGGGCGGACGCCGCGCTTTTTAATCATAAAAACGGACTGTCCGGACCTTAGCACTTCTTTTAACTGCAACAGGTGGGCCGTATATTCTTCATCCAGCCGTTCTGTCCATACATGGATAACCCCGTTGCAGCCCGAGCCCTCTCCCCAGGAAAAATCATCCTCACCGCGCATATCGTATACAAATTCGCCGTACGGCTGATCCACTGTTTTCAGCCGTTCATTTAAATCTTCTTCCAGGCAGCCCGCACTAAGCAGGCCGACCTGCGTGCCATCCGGTTTAAACAGCATCGCTGCTCCTTCTTTTTTATAAGCAGAGCCTGTGACTTTAACGACCGCCGCCATTACACCACCAACAGTGGAGGCATCCATGGCATCAAGCAATTCATGAATATCTTCCATATCGTTTCCCTCCAGTGTATAGTCCAAAAAAGGGCACTGGTTCAAAAAAATCACAGCCCCCTTTCTCACTTCTTCTATTCTTAAATTGGGCTGATGAAAGGAGCGGGTCTGCCCAGCCGTCCTTGCCTTTCATTTAAAACCCGGGTGGTCACGGCTGGCATGCGCTGGGTTCTTCCTGGATGACAATGTCTTCAATTCGGAATCCGGCTATTTTAAACACTTCTGCTAATGCTGTTTCAAATTCCGTTTCCTTATCGTTTTGAAGACGCTGCTTCATCTGAACGCAGATTTCTTCTTTTGTTTTGCCTCGCACTGCCATGATAAAAGGAAAAGAGAACTTTTGGGTGTATGCCTCATTTAATAGAGAAAACTGATCAAATTCCTCTTTTGACAAAGAAGTCAGCCCGGCAGCTTTCTGCTCTTTCACAGAAGCGTCGGTCATTTTCATATTTGCCCCAAGATTCGGATGGTTTCGAAGCA from Domibacillus sp. DTU_2020_1001157_1_SI_ALB_TIR_016 encodes:
- a CDS encoding FAD binding domain-containing protein encodes the protein MTMQMPVPTSVWQPQSLEEARSLKKELDGISRFIAGGTLMQMQREQGLSFPPHLISLEGIRELADIEETVDGSIRIGALTDLETCRNHPLVKEKCPVLSEAISTIASPAVRNRGTIGGNILYGVGDAIPVLLALDARLSWFCENGIRSEWIYDYVSEQESPAASAILTDITVSSPIKGRCFFRKVGRREAFIPSVVTVAMYREMTDEQTIKEIRMVAGGGVNTPRRLKVCERELIGKELTDDVLASLSESIKEESALIGDVFASADYRRTVTANLLLAALQSDQ
- a CDS encoding NTP transferase domain-containing protein codes for the protein MSRPIVGILLAAGNSVRMGCDKLALPLGSTTIGSASLNAALSSALDHVIVAGKRESRAGWIGPAFFKKENWSYAVCDEASRGQAHTLSFGLRAAEQMNAQAAVILLADQPFTRVELINQIVRTYKKTKAPFVAARLDGIPRPPVLFSNGCFPVLQELKGDRGAGSLLKQPFFARHGRMIDCQESRSFFDIDTMQDYKQAAGRGWNDNANAGANICLAATESRGSEVFKERA
- a CDS encoding XdhC family protein, yielding MEDIHELLDAMDASTVGGVMAAVVKVTGSAYKKEGAAMLFKPDGTQVGLLSAGCLEEDLNERLKTVDQPYGEFVYDMRGEDDFSWGEGSGCNGVIHVWTERLDEEYTAHLLQLKEVLRSGQSVFMIKKRGVRPGYLFIPDSGRAFGQWEGEVPDDCRVIERGMFFSKALDSEVYVHKIRPKRRLVVFGAGPDARPLVSFAAAAGFSVTVSDWRPAFCSAFHFPGAEKHMVGFPSEVLSSIALKPEDCVVVMTHNFKRDRELIEALREQELRYFGILGARKRTARLFGAEAIPSRIASPAGLSIGAQGAEEIAISIVAQLIQVSHSIGLREAACL
- the uraD gene encoding 2-oxo-4-hydroxy-4-carboxy-5-ureidoimidazoline decarboxylase, with product MKAVNEMKKVMFVQHFGSVFEHSLWVAEQAVRDRPFKSVQTLYDKMTAVVQEASRSDQLALLRNHPNLGANMKMTDASVKEQKAAGLTSLSKEEFDQFSLLNEAYTQKFSFPFIMAVRGKTKEEICVQMKQRLQNDKETEFETALAEVFKIAGFRIEDIVIQEEPSACQP